CTACGCGTACCGCGACCGCCGCCGGCGCCGTCGCGATTTCCGCCGTCTGTGGATCACCCGGATCAACGCGGCGGCAAGGCTCAACGGCCTGACGTACGGTCAACTCATACACGGCATGAAGTTGGCCCGGATCGAAATCGACCGGAAACTCCTTGCCGAACTCGCCGTCAACGATCCGCCCGCCTTCGCCGTGGTGGCAGACGCAGCCAAAGCGCAGGTCTCCTGACGCTAGACCACCGTAGACCGCTGAAGGACCGGGACCGGACCATCCATGGTACAGGAAGCAGAAGCGATTGAAGCCCGGGCGCTGGAGGAAATCTCCCGCGCCGTCGACCCGTCGGACCTGGAAGATATCCGCATCAGGTACATGGGGAAGAACGGCGACCTGACCCGCGTCCTGCGGTCCGTGGGCAAGGCGGAACCCCGGGACCGCCCCCGCATCGGCCAACGGGTCAACCAGGCCAAGAAGACCATCGGCGAAGCCCTGGAAGCGCGCAGGGCGGCGTGCGAAGCGGGTGGGGAAACCGCGGCCGGCGCCCTGGACGTCACGCTGCCGGGACGCCCCCCGCCCCTGGGAAGCAAGCATCCCCTGACCCTGATCCGTGAGGAAGTCACCGAGATCTTCCGGGACATGGGTTTCTCGGTGGTGGACGGTCCCGAGGTGGAGTGGGACTACTACAACTTCGAAGCGCTGAACATCCCGCGCGACCACCCGGCCCGGGATACCCAGGACACCTTCTACCTCGGCAGCGACATCGTGCTGCGGACCCATACCTCGCCGGTGCAGGTCCGGGTCATGGAACACCAGAAGCCCCCGGTGCGGGTGATCGTGCCGGGACGCACCTACCGCCACGAGAACCCCGACGCCACCCACGCCTTCACTTTCCACCAGTGCGAGGGCCTGTACGTGGACAAAGGGGTCACGATGGCGCAGCTCAAGGGCGACATGACCTACTTCGCCCAGCGGCTCTTTGGCGGGAAGGTCAAGGTCCGTTTCCTCCCCGATTTCTTCCCCTTCACCGAACCCAGCGTACAGTACGACTTCTCCTGTGTCGCGTGCGGCGGCAAAGGTTGCCGGATCTGCAAGCACTCGGGTTGGCTGGAGATCTCCGGTGCCGGCATGGTCGACCCGGCGGTCTTCGGATTCGTGGACTACGATCCGGAAGTATACACCGGCTACGCCTTCGGCATGGGGCTGGACCGCCTCGCCATGTTCAAGTACGGGATCGACAGCATCCACATGTTCCTGGAGAACGACCTGCGCCAGCTCGAAGGAAACTGAGCGCGGTTCGTCCGTGAGTGCGCCGGACGTCCGGGCAAGGAGCCAGGTGTCACCGGCAAGGAGCCAAGCGTCTCATGGTGATTAAAGTCCCCCTTTCGTGGCTGCAGGCGTACTGCGACATCCCGTGGTCCGTCGAAGAACTGGTGGACCGGCTGGTCATGTCCGGCCTGGAAGTCGACGGCGTCGATACGGTCGGCAGTGACTTCGAGGGGTTCGTCGTGGGACACGTGGAGCGTGTGGATCGCCATCCCAACGCCGACCGGCTTTCCCTCTGCACCGTGGACGTGGGGGGCGAGTCCCTGCAGGTCATCTGCGGGGCGCCGAACGTGGCCGCCGGCCAGAAGGTGCCGGTCGCGCGGGTCGGCGCGGTGCTGCCCGGCGGCATGGAGATCCGGAAAGCGAAGATCCGCGGGGTGGAGTCCTTCGGGATGATCTGCTCCGAGGCCGAACTGAACCTGTCCGACGACCACGAAGGCATCATGGTGCTCGATGCCGGCGTCGAACCCGGACAGCCCCTGAAGGACATCGTGGGCGGACCGGAAACGGTGCTGAGCATCGACGTGGGAACCAACCGCCCCGACTGCCTCTCCCTGGTCGGCGTGGCCCGGGAGATCACCGCCCTGTCCGGCGGCGAACTGCGCCTGCCGTCCGGCGGCGTCGATGAAGCGGGTTCTCCCGTCGATACCCTGGCCAGCGTCCGCGTCGACGCCCCCGATGACTGCCCCCGGTTCGTGGGGCGCGTGATCACCGGCGTCCGGATCGGGCCTTCGCCGGACTGGCTGAAGAGCCGGATCGAAGCCGCCGGGATCCGGTCCATCAGCAACGTGGTCGACGTGACGAACTACGTCATGCTTGAAATGGGACAGCCGCTGCACGCCTACGACCTGGACCGGCTGGCGGGACGGGGCATCGTGGTCCGCCGCGCCGGGGAAAAGGAGGCCTTCACCACCCTGGACGGGGTGGACCGTACCCTCGACGGCGAGGTGCTGATGATCGCCGACCACGAAACGGGCATCGGCGTCGGCGGCGTGATGGGCGGACTGGATACCGAGATCACCCCGGAAACCGACAGAGTCTTCCTGGAAGGCGCCTGTTTCGACGCGGTGCGGGTGCGGCGGGGTTCGAAGGCGCTGCAGTTGCAGACGGACGCGTCGCGCCGGTTCGAACGGGGCATGGACCCGGAACTGCAGGGCGAGGCCGTGGGCAGGGCTGCGGGACTGATCGCCGAGGTGTCCGGGGGCGTGGTGGCGGAAGGCATGATCGACGTCCGGACCCCGGCCGGACCCGATCCGGCGATCCGGTTGCGCACGAGCCGCGTAAACGGGTTGCTGGGCACTGGCCTGGACCGCGACGAGATCGCTGCGTTGCTGCGCCGGCTGCGGTTCGACGTGCGGACCGACGGCGCGGATCTCGAGGTCGGCGTGCCGTCGTTCAGGCGGGACGTGGTTCGCGAAGTGGATCTGATCGAGGAGGTCGCCCGCCTCTATGGTTACGACAAGATCGAACCGGTGGCTTCGGCGCCGCCCCGCGACGATTCGGCCGAAGCCCGGGAACGGGAGGAAGCCCGCCGCGGCAAGCAGGACGACCAGCGGCGCCTGCGCGACGCGATGGCCGGGTTCGGTTTCACGGAGGTGGTCACCCACAGTCTCCTGCACCCGGACCTGAACCGGCTCATCGATCCAGACCGTCCCAGCGTCATAATCGACAATCCCCTGAGTCCTGAACTCTCCGCCATGCGCACGAGCCTGGCGGCCTCGGTGCTGGGCGTCGTGCGCTGGAACGCCAATCGCAAGGTACGGGACATCCGAATATTCGAGGCCGGGCGCGTTTTCTGGGCGAATGAAGAAGGCCTTCCCGACGAACCCGAGCACCTCTGTTTCGCCGTCATGGGGCACCGCCACAGCCCGCACTGGGACGGCCCTCCGGGGGCCTTCGATTTCTTCGATTTGAAGGGTCTGGCGGAGGCGCTGCTCGGCCGGTTAGGACTTGACAGGGTCGAAACCGTCCCGTATGATAAGATCGATCCTCTATTCGATGAGGACCGGACCGGCGAACTGCTCGCGGACGGGGTGCGGACCGGCCGTTTCGGCGCGGTGTCGCACCGGGTTCTCGACCATTACGAGATCCGGGAACCCGTATGGATGGGGG
The Gemmatimonadota bacterium DNA segment above includes these coding regions:
- the rplT gene encoding 50S ribosomal protein L20 translates to MPRATNATASHRRRKKTIKLARGYWGRRNRLYRTAREAVNRGWAYAYRDRRRRRRDFRRLWITRINAAARLNGLTYGQLIHGMKLARIEIDRKLLAELAVNDPPAFAVVADAAKAQVS
- the pheS gene encoding phenylalanine--tRNA ligase subunit alpha — encoded protein: MVQEAEAIEARALEEISRAVDPSDLEDIRIRYMGKNGDLTRVLRSVGKAEPRDRPRIGQRVNQAKKTIGEALEARRAACEAGGETAAGALDVTLPGRPPPLGSKHPLTLIREEVTEIFRDMGFSVVDGPEVEWDYYNFEALNIPRDHPARDTQDTFYLGSDIVLRTHTSPVQVRVMEHQKPPVRVIVPGRTYRHENPDATHAFTFHQCEGLYVDKGVTMAQLKGDMTYFAQRLFGGKVKVRFLPDFFPFTEPSVQYDFSCVACGGKGCRICKHSGWLEISGAGMVDPAVFGFVDYDPEVYTGYAFGMGLDRLAMFKYGIDSIHMFLENDLRQLEGN
- a CDS encoding phenylalanine--tRNA ligase subunit beta, with translation MVIKVPLSWLQAYCDIPWSVEELVDRLVMSGLEVDGVDTVGSDFEGFVVGHVERVDRHPNADRLSLCTVDVGGESLQVICGAPNVAAGQKVPVARVGAVLPGGMEIRKAKIRGVESFGMICSEAELNLSDDHEGIMVLDAGVEPGQPLKDIVGGPETVLSIDVGTNRPDCLSLVGVAREITALSGGELRLPSGGVDEAGSPVDTLASVRVDAPDDCPRFVGRVITGVRIGPSPDWLKSRIEAAGIRSISNVVDVTNYVMLEMGQPLHAYDLDRLAGRGIVVRRAGEKEAFTTLDGVDRTLDGEVLMIADHETGIGVGGVMGGLDTEITPETDRVFLEGACFDAVRVRRGSKALQLQTDASRRFERGMDPELQGEAVGRAAGLIAEVSGGVVAEGMIDVRTPAGPDPAIRLRTSRVNGLLGTGLDRDEIAALLRRLRFDVRTDGADLEVGVPSFRRDVVREVDLIEEVARLYGYDKIEPVASAPPRDDSAEAREREEARRGKQDDQRRLRDAMAGFGFTEVVTHSLLHPDLNRLIDPDRPSVIIDNPLSPELSAMRTSLAASVLGVVRWNANRKVRDIRIFEAGRVFWANEEGLPDEPEHLCFAVMGHRHSPHWDGPPGAFDFFDLKGLAEALLGRLGLDRVETVPYDKIDPLFDEDRTGELLADGVRTGRFGAVSHRVLDHYEIREPVWMGVIDCGVLFGQASDRRTYRAPPKYPAVERDLAIVVPEEVTHRDILNEIRACSGDLLESVELFDVYRGTQIAAQSKSMAYAMRFRSGERTLTDAEVTRLQDKVLRRLVSRYRAELRS